TCGATGGGAATGCCGAACTTGGCCGTCTTGAGCCCGGTGGCGATGTAGGGATGGGTCTGCGGGTCGACGTCGGGATTCACCCGCAGCGAGACGGGAGCCCGCGTGCCCATCCCCCGCGCGACCTCGTCGAGCGCGCGCAGCTCGCTCTGCGACTCCACGGTGAACAGCATGATGTCCGCCTTGAGAGCCTCCCGCATCTCTTCCCGGGTCTTGCCGATCCCGGAAAACACGATACGCCTGGGCGGGACGCCGGCCCGCAGGGCCCGGAAGAGCTCTCCCCCGCTGACGATGTCGGCGCCGGCGCCGGCCTTGGCCAGCGTGGAGAGCACGCCGAGGTTGGCGTTGGCCTTGACGGAGTAACAGACCAGATGCGGGATGCTCCGGAAGGCCCGGCCATAGGCGACCAGCGGCTCGAGCAGCCCGGCTTTGGAATACACGTAGGTGGGAGTGCCGACGGCGTCGGCCAGCGTACGCAGCGACACCGACTCGCAGGAGAGATCGCCGTGGCGATACGCAAAGTGATCCATCTACGCGCGCGACCGACGTTTCGTGACCGTAGCACCCGGCCGTCGGTGTGTCAAGGTAAGCGCGCCCGGGAGCGAGCCGGGAGCGACTCGCCGCCCGCGCGGGCAGCTCGCCCGTGCGGGCGGGCCTCCTGCCGGTGGCTACTTCTTCTTCAGGGTGATTCCGGCGGCCTTGGCGGCCGCTTCGGCCTTGGCCTCCGACTCGGCGTGGTTGCCGTCCTTGTGCAGCTTTTCCGCTTCGGCAGCCAGGCCGAGCGCTGCGTACTTGGCGTTGTCGAACCGGTTGCCGACACCATCGCGGACTTGCTTGATGAGGGCAGGGCACTGCGAGGCGAGCGTGGGACCCGCCATGAAGGCGACGATCGCCAGGCTGAGGACACCGAGTCTGATCACGCGTCCGGTCATGCCAGTTCCTCCTCGGGTGGGAGACAGTGACAAGCGCCCCTCTTCTAATGGCCGCCGCCTCCGTTGTCAAGCGAATGCCGGCGCCGCGACGTCACCGACGCGGGGTCGAGACGGTGACCGTGACGACGTTGGAGCGGGCGCTCTCGTTGGGCCGCGCCCCCGAGTCCAGCGCCGTTACGGCATAGCGGTACGTTCCCGGCGGCACGCCGGCATCGACCAGGGCGGTTCGGGTGGCAGGCGTCGAGCCGACCTGGGTGAACGACTGGCCGGCCCGGGCCCGGTAGACGACGTAGCTGGCCACGTCGGCGTCGGGACTCGGCCTCCAGCTCAGACGCACGCTGTCACCGGCCGGGACGGCGACCAGATCGTCCGGAGGAGCCGGCGGCGTCATGTCGCGCGGTGTCGCTTCCGCCGGCGGCGTCGGCGCCCCGCGGGCGAGCGTGGCGGCATCCTGACGCAGGGCCCGCACCTCGTAACGGTAGGTGCGGTCGTTCTCCACCGACCGGTCGACGAACGCCGTGGCCTCGGTCGGCTTCGGCGTCACGGCCTGGGCCGGAATCGTGGCGCCTTCGGCGCGGAGCACCTCGTAGGTGATGCGCCCGGTCACCGGACTTCCATCGGCCAGACGCGACGGCGGCTCCCAGGCTAATCGTACCTCCCGCTCGCCCGCCCGGGCGGTCAGCCCGCGCGGCGCCTCGGGGGCGGCGATCAGGACGACGCTGACGCGAGGCGACGGCGGGCTCACGCGTCCCTGGGCGTCCTCGGTGAGGACCACATAGCTGTAGCGCCGTCCGGGGACCAGCCCCTGGCGGTCGTCGAGGCTCAGGCGCTGATCGCGTCCGGCCTCCCGGTCGACCAGCGGAATCGTGCTGATCTCGTCCCAGCCGGCGATTCGTCCACGGCGAAGAACCGCGGCCCGGGGTTGACCCAGGCCGTCGTCTCCGCTCCGGTAGACCCGGGCCGACGTCAGGTCGCGGAGCGCGGTGTTGTCGGCCCGCCGGCCGGGGTTCGTCCACGTCAGCACCACGCCGCCGTCCTCGACGACGGCCGTGAGGTCCGACACCGGCTGAGGCAGCCGGGTCTCGGGCGCCACCGGCGGACCCGTCTTGCCGCACGCCGCGGCCCCCACGGCAAGGAGCAGCGCGAGAGCGGCGGACTTCACCCGGCGTCGACGAGGGATCGAGCCAGGGTCAGCGCCCGCCGGACGGCTTCAGGGGCCGTTCCCCCGGTCACCGCGCGCGCGCGCAGGGCCGCATCGACCGAGAGCGCGGCGGCGACGTCGTCGGCGAAGCGGTCGGAAAAGCGACGCAACTCGTCGAGGCTCAGGGACGTCAGCGTCTTGCCGGCGGCCAGGGCGTGCCGTACGACACCGCCGACGATCTCATGGGCCTCGCGGAAGGGGACGCCCCGACGCACCAGGTAGTCGGCCAGGTCGGTGGCCGTGGCGAAGTGCTCGCCGGCCGCCAGCCGCATGCGCTCGGTTCGGAACGTGAGCGAGCGGAGCAATGGAGGCAGGACGGTGAAGATGGCCTCCAGCGTGTCGGCCGAGTCGAAGAGCGGCTCCTTGTCCTCCTGCATGTCGGAGTTGTAGGCGAGCGGCAAGCCCTTCATCGTGGTCAGGACGGCGACCAGATTGCCGGCCAGACGTCCGCTCTTGCCGCGGATCAGCTCCGCCACGTCGGGGTTCTTCTTCTGCGGCATGAGTGAGGAGCCGGTGGCGAAGGCGTCAGAGAACTCCACGAAGCCGAACTCTGCGGTGGCCCAGAGGGTGAGATCGGCGGCCAACCGCGACAGGTGCACGCCGGTGATGGCGGCCGCGGCCAGGAACTCCAGCACGTAGTCACGGTCGCTCACCGCGTCCAGGCTATTGGCGCTGACCGCCGCGAAGCCCAGATCGCGGGCCAGCGCCTCCCGATCGATGGCGAAGCCCGTGCCGGCCAGCGCCCCGCTGCCCAGCGGCATGACATCGGCTCGGCCACGGCAGGCCTGGAACCGCTCGCGGTCACGCTGGAGCATGAAGACATAGGCGAGCAGGTGATGGCCGAGGACGATCGGCTGGGCGCGCTGCAGG
Above is a genomic segment from Candidatus Methylomirabilota bacterium containing:
- the argH gene encoding argininosuccinate lyase; amino-acid sequence: MKKAWSGRLSGGTDPAAERFTASLGFDRRLAAYDLQGSRAWARALTRAGLLTDAERDAILAGLDAIGREIADGTFPFRPELEDIHMNIERRLSELIGPAGGKLHTGRSRNDQIALDERLYLKDLAGHVDQGLRDTQAALVERAAGAVDAPMPGYTHLQRAQPIVLGHHLLAYVFMLQRDRERFQACRGRADVMPLGSGALAGTGFAIDREALARDLGFAAVSANSLDAVSDRDYVLEFLAAAAITGVHLSRLAADLTLWATAEFGFVEFSDAFATGSSLMPQKKNPDVAELIRGKSGRLAGNLVAVLTTMKGLPLAYNSDMQEDKEPLFDSADTLEAIFTVLPPLLRSLTFRTERMRLAAGEHFATATDLADYLVRRGVPFREAHEIVGGVVRHALAAGKTLTSLSLDELRRFSDRFADDVAAALSVDAALRARAVTGGTAPEAVRRALTLARSLVDAG